DNA from Parvularcula marina:
AGAGCGCCGTGACATCTGGCGGGGTGGCCGGGTCGAACTGACTGTCGAAATCGTCAGCAGTCGAAGAACACGCCGCCAGCCCAAACATCGCCAACAGGAACGCGGCGATGCGGCGGCGAAGAACTAGAAGACACATGGCGGTCGGCTCCGGCATCAGCAATGGTTAACCTACGGTTCACATACTCTTGTTGCAACGCCGAAAGCCATTGATCGAACAGCGTTTTCAGCCGAATCAGCGCCTCACAACCTCAGCGGGCAATAGATAGACTCTCACCTGAGTCTGCCAGCCAGCCGAGAACCTGCTGCGATTCGCTCAATCCCTTTATTTGTCAACAAATCCCTGTGCCACCCTTGTCGCCGATTCGCGAACGCCCGCACAGCGGCGACATAAAAGTTTCATGCACTGCACAACTTGAATGGCGTTGCATTCACCCTGTCGTGGATGCGTAATTACCCTGTTGGGAGACTACTGACCGTGTCTACTTCGAGCCGCCTCCAGTCATCGCTGGGGTATTCGATGTTATGCAAAATCGCAGGAACGGGGCCTTCAAATAAAAGTCGGCCATTTCTTTCGATTGATGCTGGTAAGCGGCCGCGAACCCCGACATGTAACTCTTTGGACTCACTCCCGCCGGGGGCCGCATGATTGCGCAGAACCTGACATTGCTAGCGGAACGCTCCCAAGCGCCAGGCAATTGGCGCGTGCGTGTACTGCGCAGTTTCGGGCGGATGCGTTATCAGTTGCTCGGCGGCCTGCTGTTTGGGGTGATCTGCCCTATCCTATTGCGCAATCAGGGGCTTTTGGGCGTCCTCGCGCCCAATGACGTCAATTATCAGAACTCATTGCTCGGCACTTTCGTGGCGCTGATCCTTGGCTTCGTCATTCTGCGGAAGACCACAGCCCTCCCCGGCTCGACCGCCTTCATGAACGTCCTGCCGGCTTTCGTGATCTCTTTTGGCATCGTGATCGCCATCTTTTATGGCTTCCGTCTGAATTATTCGCGCTATCAGTTCCTTGCGAGCTTCCTCTTCATGGTGAGCTGGTTCTATTTCGTAATGATGATGATCGCGCGCATTCAGCGCCCTGCTTTCGGCATGGTTGCTGGTGGTCAGTCAAACCAGTTGCCGGGTATCTCAAGCATTGATGTGGTCGAGCTGAAATCGGTTGCGGATGCAGACCGGCTCGCCGGCTTGCCGATTGTTGCTGATTTCCGCAGTGGCCTTTCGGGAGACTGGGAGCGCTATCTGGCCGAACAGGCCGTGCGCGGACGGCTCGTCTTCAATGCGCGCCATCTCATTGAATCGCTCGAAGGCAAGGTTGAGCTGGAGCACCTCTCAGAGAACAGCCTCGGCCAGCTCTCGCTCGACCAAATCTATCGTCCGGCCAAGCGCTATGTCGATGCGCTCGCCGCTGCGATCGTCCTGCTTGTCGCAAGCCCCTTCCTGTTCGCGATCGGCGTTGCGATTCGGCTTGATTCTACCGGGCCCGCCCTTTTTCGCCAGACGCGGATCGGATTTCGCGGCGAGCCATTCACGGTCTACAAATTTCGTTCGATGAAAGTCGTCGCGCCTGAGGAAGAAAACCTGACGGGTGACATGACACAGTCCGGTGATGACCGGATTACCCGGCTTGGTCATATCCTCCGCAAGCTGCGCATCGACGAGCTGCCGCAACTGATCAATGTCGTCCGCGGAGAGATGAGCTGGATCGGCCCGCGCCCTGAGACGCTTCGCCTCTCGCGCTGGTATGAACAGGAAATCCCATTCTACCGCATCCGTCACGCCGTCCGTCCTGGCATTACCGGCTGGGCTCAGGTTTGCCAGGGGCATGTGACGAGTGTCGATGATGTCCGCGAAAAGCTTCAATATGACCTTTTCTACGTGAAGAATTTCTCGGTCTGGTTTGACGTGCTCATCGTGATCCACACGATCCGCGTCATGCTGACGGGCAAGGGCGCAAAATAAGACCTGCTGAAGCAGGCTTTTCATTTTCAGCTCCCGCAAATCGCACGATAAGTGGGAACAGTTCGGAAGTTGCGCGCGTTTTATCCGGGCGCTGTTGAAATCTGGTAGTTGTGCTCAGAAACCTGTTCAAAAAGGCGGAAGCCGTCACGCCCGCAGGCCCGATGGGGCCGCCAGGAAAACGGTGCTATGCCATTGGCGATGTGCATGGATGTGCCCGGCAACTCGAAGGCCTCCTCACCCAGATTCGCGATGACATTGTTCGACGCCCGCGAAAGAAAACGGCGATCGTCTCGCTTGGCGATTTGATCGACCGGGGCCCAGATTCTCGCGGCGTCATTGAGCAATTCATGACTTTTGCGATGCCGGACATTTCAACCCATGTGATCGCCGGTAATCACGAAGAAATGCTGATCACGGGGCTGACAGATGACCCTTCCGTCCTGCCGAACTGGCTGCGCCATGGCGGTTACGCCTTTTGCGAGAGCTATGGTTTGTCTGCGGAAGACCTGATGGGGGTAGATGGAGACACGGCCCGCACCCGAATCCTGGGGGTCGTACCCGAAGCACATCTCGACTTTCTGGCAGATACAGTCGAACGCGTGCGATTCGGTGATTACCTGCTGGTTCATGCTGGTGTGAACCCGGCCCGACCGCTCAATGATCAGAACAGTGCGGACCTGCGATGGATCCGTGATGACTTCCTCAACAGTGACAAGGATTTCGGTGCCGTCATCGTACACGGACACACCGTATTCGAGGATGTTGAGCACAAGCACAACCGGATCAGCCTCGATACTGGCGCCTATCGAACCGGCAAACTGACCGCGATCCGGCTCGAAGATGACGAGCAGGAATTGTTTGCCGCGTGCTGATTGTATCCCTGAAGACTCACACGTAAAAAATGCACGTTTACGGCATATTCCGGCCCCGAAATTCCCGTGTTCCGGTTTACAAAAACGCCGTTGCACGTTACGTGAATCAAAGGTTCAACGGGGTTTCAGAACTATGAATGCGATCAAGATTCTTGCGCCAGCTTTTGGCGCAGCTTTTCTGATCGGCGCGGCACATGCCGAACCGGTCGGGACCATGACTTCCGTCGAGGGTGAAGTGTTTGCACTCCGCGGCAACGAGACCATCGCGCTCAGCGCTGGCGACGAGCTTCTCGCAAACGACCGCGTGGTCGCTCGCGAAGCCGCTACTGCTACGATCGACGCCTATGGCTGCGCGTCGACGCTCAACTCCGGCGCAATGATCAGCGTCAATGACACGATGTGCGGTGCGGAGCCGATCAGCTTCGGTTACGCGCAAGCAGAAGGCTTTGCCTTCTCCAACTTCTTCATCACCGCAGCTCTTATCGCGACGCCAGCCATTATCGGCATCGCGATTTCTGAGAGCGACGACGACGATCCAGTTAGCCCGTAAGTATTGCGGCTTCTCCTAGAGTACCAAAAGCCACTCCTCTCGTAGGGGTGGCTTTTTTATGTGACCGTTTCCGCCTTATTTTCTAAGGGGATGCGGACGCGCTGTCGCAGACTCACTCTAGGCTTGTGGCGAGTAAAGGAGACCCCGTGACCAAGAGCGCTTTCATCACCGGCATTACCGGGCAGGACGGCTCCTATCTGACAGAGCTGCTCCTTGAGAAAGGCTACACCGTTCACGGTACAGTCCGCCGGTCGAGCTCGATTGCTCGCCCCCGCCTCGAACACCTCGTCTCCAATGATGAGATCTATAACAAGCGCCTGTTCCTTCATTATGCCGACCTTCTCGACATGACGGCGATGAAGCGATTGCTGGAAAAGCTGTGCCCGGACGAATTCTACCATTTTGCTGGCCAGTCTCATGTCGGCCTCAGCTTTGAGATCCCCGTCGCGACAGCTGACCTTTCGGCGATTGGCGCTCTCAAACTGCTCGAGCTATTCCGCGAGCTCGAGAAGCCGCCGCGCCTGATGCACATCGCCAGCAGTGAGCTTTTCGGTGCACCTGACGTCACGCCGCAAAATGAGCAAACAGCCGTGCGGCCGACATCTCCCTATGGTGCCGCGAAAGCTTTCGCATTCGACTGTGTACGTATTTACCGGAACACTTACGGGCTCTTTGCGACCAATGCGATCGCCTATAATCATGAAAGCCCTCGCCGCGGCGAAGCCTTTGTCACGCGCAAAATCGTCAAGGGCGTCGCTGATATCGTCCGGGGACGTCAATCCGTCCTCAAACTGGGAAATCTCGATGTCGAACGAGATTGGGGCTATGCGCCTGAATATGTCGAGGCAATGTGGCGGATCCTCCAGCAGGAGACGCCGGATGATTTCGTGATTGCCAGCGGAAAGCTCACAACGCTTCGGGATTTCCTTCGCTATGCTTTCGAGGCAGCGGACCTTGACTGGGAAAAACATGTCGAGATCGACCCGCGCTTCTTCCGTCCCAGCGAACCCAAGGCTTTGTGCGGCGATCCGGCAAAGGCCGAACGAGTACTGGGATGGCGTGCGCAGACAGGGCCAGAAGCGTTGGCAGAGCTGATGGTCAAAGCTGAGCTCGATGGGAATACGCCGTGACCGGAACAATGACTGCAAAATTACCTGCCAGTCTCATGCCTTATCAGACGGACAGTCTCATCCGCATGGGTCGGGACCATGATGGCGGGTATGTCCTTGATGAACGCAGCATTATGAACGCTGAGGCGCTGATCAGTTTCGGCATCAATGATGACTGGAGCTTCGAGGAAGATTTCCGTGCCCGGAACGAATCACCTGTCTATGCCTATGATGGCAAGGTTTCGACGGGCTATTTCGGCGCCATGCTGGTCAAATGTTTCTCAAGCCCTTCTAAGCTCCGCAACATTCCGCACTGGCTGCGCACCATCAGGGAGTATCGCCAGTTCTTCCGTGGTGACGTGCGACACATCCAGAAATATGTCGGCGAGACGGATGCGGATCATTTCGCCTCCCTGCCTGGCATTCTCGCGTCTCACCTTCCGCAATCCGACAGCAAATTCTTCCTGAAGATCGATATCGAGGGCTGGGAGTACCGGATCCTTGAGGATATTCTGAGCATCGCGCACCGGCTCACCGGCCTTGCGATGGAATTCCACGATGTCGACCTTCATCTCGATAAGATCACATCATTTGTCGAGCGGCTTCCGCTGTCCGTCTGTCATATCCATGCGAATAATTACAGCCCGATCAGCCGAACGGGGTGCCCCTACGTTATAGAGATGTCTTTCACCTCACAGCCCATCAGCGATGTTCCGGCTAGCCTGCCGTCTGTCCTTGATATGGTGAATAATCGTCATGCTGACGAAATTGCCTTCGAATTTGCATGAGCGACAATAAAGGCAGTTACCGGCACGAAAAGAATGAGCGGGCCATCTCGACCCACCATCTGGAAGGTCGGCATGGGACACTCGCCGCCCGTGGCGGGGCGATTGCAACTGCCAGCCACCTGACGTTCACCCTGATCCAGATTGCCCAGCTCGCGCTATTCTCGCGCCTGCTGACCCCGGCTGATTTCGGCATTGTCGCCATGGCGATGACGCTGACCGGTTTCATCCGCCTGTTCGCCGATATGGGCTTGCCCAATGCGACGGTGCAGCGGGACGATCTCGACCAGAATATGGTCAGTGGGCTGTTCTACATCAATGCCGGGGTAGGCCTTGGATTGATGCTGTTCTGCTGCGCGCTGGCGCCACTCGCTGCCATGATCTTCGACGAGCCGCGCGTGCTGGCCGTCATCATCGCGCTTTCCGTTATCCTGCCGCTCAATGCCTTACGTAACCAGCATCAGGCACTATTACGCCGGCAACTGAGATTCCTCCCCCTGACGGTGATTCAGGTTTCGACCGCCCTTCTCGGACTGGGCGTTGGCGCGAGCGTCGCCCTCCTCACAGATTGGGGATATTGGGCCATTGTCTGGAGCCTTGTCAGCGCAGCGGTCTGGGAGCTCGTCCTCTTCTGGCTCCTCTGTCACTGGCGGCCAGGAAAGGTCCATTCATGGACGCCGATCCGCCCCGCCATCAGTTTCGGCCTGCACATCGTCTTCTCGAACCTGTTCGGCTGGATCTGGAAACAGTCGGATAACGGACTGATCGGCTGGCGATGGGGCGCAGTAGAGCTGGGTCTCTATGCCCGTGCCTACTCCCTCCTCCTCTTGCCCCTGATGATCATTGGCGGGCCGCTCGCCTCCGCTTTCATTCCGGCGCTCAGCAGGTTGCAGGCCAAAGCCGCCGAATGGGATCACCTCTTCCACCGCATCGCCCGCGCGACATTCATTTTTGCAGGGCTGATGGGCGTCGTTCTTTATGCGAATGCGGAATATCTGACCGTCCTCGCTCTCGGCGAAGGCTTTGTGCGCAGCGGCGACATCTTCAAGGTACTCGCCCTGTCGATTTTCCCCGCAGCGGCATGGGAGATCAGCCGCTTCGTCTTCCTGTCGCTCGGGCGCGGCGATGTCATGCTCAAATACACGATGGCAGCTGGCCCCCTTCACCTGATCGCCTTCCTGATAGGCCTGCCGCATGGCGCCATCGGTGTTGCGTGGGGACTGACCATCGTCTCATGGGTATTGCTGGTGCCGATCCTATACGTCGCGGCCCATGCAGGCGGGAGATCGGTGAAGCCGTTCATATCTTCCGTCCTCCCTGCAATCCTTGCATATGGCGTCACCAGTACGGCCGGACTTTTCGTCATTGAACCGATGACGGATCTATTGCCGCCTTTTGCGGGGCTCATCTTGAGCGGGCTGGGACTGACCGCCACCTATTTCGGTACGCTGGGCGCCTGCGCGTTTGTGCATGAGGGATTGCGCAGCGATATTCGCCTTGCTTGGCGAGCAACGCTCCGTCTTCTGCCTTTTGGCAAGTCAGATCTCGCTTAATCCACAGTGCCTTGTGTACGGTGAAAATAGGCCGCGTCTTCGGGCATCTTGCGGATGAACTCTGCCGGCACGCCGCTGTAGAGTGCATGGGTTACTGTCGGCGCACCGCGGAAAACCGATCCCGCGCCAAGAACGGTCCCATCCGGCACGACGGCCCCCTTCAGGATCACCGAGCCGGTGCCGAGTAAACAGTACCGCCCGATCTCGACCGGCTTTGAGGTCTGGCGGTTCTCCACGGGGTCGATGCCGTGGGTGAGGATCTGGGTGTAAAACCCCGCTACTGTTGAAAAGGCACCGATCCGTACACGGTTCGTACAATCAACAATATGCCGCGAGGTCAGCGAGCTTTGCTCTTCCATGATGAAGTCCGGCGTGCGGTCATGCTCGTTCAGGAAATGCCGGTCCGTCGGCCCGATCATGCCGTAAATCCAGTTGAAGGTGCCGATCCGCGCCTCTTCACCGATACGGACCTCCCGCACATTGCGGATAAAGGTGAAGGCCCCGATCTTGGCACCGGGACCAAGTGTCAGTTTCTGCACCCGGAGGAAACAAGGGCCGAGCACGGCTGTCCGGTCGATCTCATATCCCAGTACCGCACGATAGAGCCTGCGCCGCAATCGCCCTGGCAAGATCATCCCCAACAAAAAAGCGAGCCCCGAGCGCCATGTGCCTGGCAGGCGCGGATAGGCTGTCTCAGCTTCGCTCATGACGCGCTCTTCTCTCTTGCTTCTGCAAGGGCAGCATCGGCCTCGGGGCTCGGGATTAGCACTTTGCGGACCCGTGCTGGCGCACCGGCTATCAAGACACCCGGAGGAAATGTGCCGTGCACGACGCTGTTTGCGCCCACCACACAGTCATTTCCGATCTGTGTGCCCGCACCGATATAGGCGCCGCGCCCGATCCAGACATTCTCTCCCACTTCGATGGGTCCTGATTTATAGCCCTGCCCGCGCACGCCCCGCCCTTCGGCCATTTCATGAGCCTGATCCCGGAAACTGACATATTCAGCAATCGCCGTATTCTTCCCGATGCGAATCGAGTCGATGGCCACGAATACACAACCCATATTGACGGTAACGTCATCGCCCCACTCAATCGTCGAAGTCAGCGAGGTCGCAAAATAGGTGTCATCGCCAATCCGGCAGTTCCGCCCGATCTTCAGCCGGCATGGCCGGTGCAGGAGGCGAATGCGGCCATAAATCGTTGTTGAAAAAGGCAGGGGACGGAAGAACACAAAACAGGTGAGATTGTACCAGACGAGCCGGAGCGTCACCGCGATCCGGTGCAGAATGTGTGAGACGGCCCTGACGGGGACGGCAAGAGACATCGTGTTTTCAATCCCCTGCACCGGTTAGGGTGCAATCTGTACGGCGCGCAAGAAATCTAGCTGATTCTGGCATCCCGATCCTTCACCCGAGCACGGCCCGGATCAGCCGATCTTCATATAAATCCCAGGCAAATTGCCGGGCGAAGTCTTTCGCGGCGGTTCCCATCCGGTCGCGCGCCGCCCGGTCCTCAACCAGGGCTTCGATGGCATTGGCCAGCGCCTCTGGATCGCGTTCGGGCACAATACTCGTCTCGATGCCGTCCCGTGCTGGCGAGCCGACCGCTTTGGTAACGACAGAAGGCAGGCCCGCCGCCATCGCCTCATAGGCAACGCCTGCCGAACCTTCCGCAACAGAGGGCAGGACGAAAAGATCCGCCTTCTTATATTCAGCCAGCATCCGCTCACGCGGCACGCGGCCGACGAAATCGAGCGGCTTGCAGAGCGGCTGCTCCACGATGTGCGCGGTCGTGTTCCCGACAATACGGAACCGGTAATCCCGCCCCCGCGCGCGCAAGATCTCCGCCGCCATGGCAAGATACTGGATGCCTTTTCTTAAATCCGCAGAGCCCGCGAACAGGATTGTCCCCGGCTCAGGCTCATTCTCGATCCCGAAGAAAAGATCATTGACCGCATAGGGTTCGATCCGCACGCGGTCCTTATCGATGCCCCAGTTTTCGATGATATCGTCCGCCACGAAATCGGAGGGACAGACAAAGCGGGTCACGACCTCTTTCATCCGTGTAAAGTGCGGATTGTCCTCATTATAGACACTGCAATAGGTGACGGGGCCATCCCAACCGGGAAAGAGCCGGCATTCCTCCTCCATGATCCGTTCGACCGACGGCGCAATCGTCATGTCGGCGGCGACTTCCAGCCCGCGATGGCGAGCTTCTTCAAGGAAGCGTCCGCCTTCGAGCGTCTGTCCGCTCATCATGGTGTAGATATGGGTTGCGTCACCATAACCTGCGGCGATCATCGCCTCGCCCCAGTCACGGTCGAAATCCTGCCGCGCTTTTGCCGACACCGCCGGGGATGTGGCCCGCGCCATGCGCATCTCATAGGCCAGCGCCGGGCGATCAAAACTTTTTGTCTTTTCCCGGATCAATTCCGGCGGCAGCCGCCCGGCGAAATTCGAGAGTTTCTTTCTGATCCCGCCGGGCAGCGGCAGTTTCGATAAGGTTCCCGCAGCCTTGCCCGAACCTGACGTGCCGCAAAGGTCCGTATAAAAGGCTTCAAGCAACCCCGCCTTCTCGAAAATCGAGGGAACAGCATAGCGATGCCGGGCGCCCATCTGCACGACGATGACCCGCGCATCGAGGACTTCCGGCGGCAGGCTCATGCTGCGTCCTCGTGTGGCTGGCCTGCGGTCGGTGCCCAATCTTCAACTTTACCGGTCGTCAGATACGCCTCCCAGCGATCAACCAGCGTTTGATAGCTGAAATGCGTCGTATAATGCTGTTGCAGGCGAACGGGATCCGCCTCGCCCTGAATGATCCGTGTGGCAAGTTTCTCATAAAGCGGCAGGAACTGGTCGAGATTGCCGTCCGTAATCTCACAATCCTGATTGGCGTAATCGGGGATCCCACCCACCCCGTTGGCCGTAAACGGCACCCCGCAAGCCATGCTTTCAAGCAAGACCAGCGGCGCGCCCTCCTTGCCCCATGTCGGCAGGAGGGTCATGTCATAGCTGCGCAAGAGGTCGACATAGGCCTGCCCGCTCGGATAGCGGCCCTTCAGCGCGATCTGCGCGGACAGCCCTTTATCTTCGATCATCGCAGCCAATCGGTCATGTTCTTCACCGGTGCCGTAGATATCGAGGCACTCCGCATAGACGGCCAGCCGATCCCAATTCTCGATCAGGTGATCGACACCCTTGTGCCGCGCCAGTCGTCCGAAATAGGCAAGCTTCAACCGGCGCCCTGGGTCAGGCGATAATTTCTCCGCTTGCGGAATGCCTGCAACCACTTCCAGTGGTTCTGGCAGCGCCGGGATCACCTCAGCTGGTTTTTTCCAGCCAAATGTCTTCCGGAAAGTCTCGCGGACCGGGCGTCCCTGCCCGACAATATCGTCAAACCCGAAATGCACGAGCGAACGCGGATCTAGCCGCCCTTCGCGCTCACCGCTCATCACTTCGAAGAAAATACGGCGCTTCACTCGGCGAAGCGCGAGTGTCAGCCCCATCGCTTTCCAGCCCGTGCCGGTAATGACGACCGCTTCGATCTCCTCGCCTTTCATCTTGTTGATGAGCGAGAGAACATGTCCGGCATCGCCATATTCAATGATGTTGTAATGGGGATTTTCCGGCAGACCGCCCAAACGATCATGGACGGGCCGAGGGGTCAGCACATCAATGGAATGCCCTTTGGCTGTCAGGCCCTCTGCCAGCCAGTGGGTATGATTCTGGATACCGCCATTGCCGTAGAGCAATCCGATCAGAACAAAGCGCATTTTATATCCCCGAAACCGCCTTTCCCCTATCGATGGCCGGAACAACTGTCCAGATTGCTAGTTTTGTAAAGCAACCACATCTAAGAGTTCTGGCATACATAGTCTGTGTATTGATTAATAAGGGAGTGTCGAGATGAATTCCGCAGCCTTGTCTCTGGGAATCGTCACGGGGTCGATCTCCCGCAAAGCAGGTGGCCTTTTCACGTCAGTCCGAGAATCCGCGCAATCCTTGGCCGGCAATGGTGTCGGGGTCAGCATTTATGGCCTCGAAGACGAATTTAGCGCAGAAGATGCTCAAGCCTGGGCGCCCCTGATACCGCAGCATTTCGCATCCAAAGGCCCGACTGCACTCGGGCTCTCACCAGCGCTAATGCGAACAATTACAAATGCCCCCCATGATGTGATGCACCAGCATGGGATCTGGCAGATGCCGTCCCGCTCGGTCACGCAATGGCATCGCCGTACCGGCAAGCCTTACATGATCTCTCCAAGGGGCATGCTGGATCCGTGGGCGCTCAATAATTCCAGCTGGAAGAAGAGACTTGTCGGCGCCTTGTTCGAGAAAGAAAATCTGCGCCGCGCAAGCTGCCTACACGCGCTGAACGCCTCTGAAGCCCAGTCGATGCGTGATTTCGGGCTCGAAAATCCGATCGCCATCATCCCCAATGGAACACATATGCCGGATACGGGGCAGAAACTTCCCCGCCCGGACTGGTTGCCGAATGACGGGCGAAAGACACTCCTGTTCCTTGGCCGGCTGCACCAGAAAAAGGGCATCATCGAGCTGATAGAAGCCTGGTCCCTGCTCAAGAAACTCGCGCCGGATGTACAACAGCAATGGCGGCTTGCCATTGCCGGCTGGGATGATGGCGGCCATCTCGTCACCATTCTCGACACGATTTCCGCTAGCGGTTTTGGCCTTGATGACATCGTCATGCCGGGTCCACTGCACGGCAGAGAAAAGGATGCCGCTTTTGTCCATTCGGATGCGTTCATCCTGCCTTCTTATTCAGAAGGACTGCCAATCGCCGTTCTTGAGGCCTGGTCATGGCAACTGCCTGTCCTGATGACAGCCGCCTGTAATCTGCCCGAAGGTTTTGAAGCGGGCGCCGCCTCTGAGCTCTCAACAGAGCCCGAGGACATGGCGGAAATCCTTCGTGATGATCTGGGAGCAGACCTTGCCCGCATGGGACTCGCCGGCCGCAAGCTCGTTGAGGACCGTTTTGCCTGGCCCTCGATCGCTGCGCAGCATGAGGCTGTCTACCGCTGGATGCTTGATGGCGGCACGCAGCCAGATGTTGTCAGGCTCGACTAGAACGTGCTTCTCTCAAACCGCGCACGCATCCGGCGTATAGCAGGATGTGCGGCATCATACCTGCACAGCATGGCTCCGAATGAGCCAAATCAGTTCCTTATCCACAGCAAGGCACGAAATTCGTTGGATTTTACGCCCTGCATGGACTTCGCAAGCTGAACAGCATATCGAAGTCCCGGTGAGGATCAGGGAGTCGGGGCGGAGAGCCTGACTCGTGTCAAATCGGGACCGGCAAAGCAGCCGGACGGGTGAGAATATGCGTGTAATTGTGACGGGCGGTGCCGGTTATATTGGATCGCATGCCTGCAAGGCCCTGGCGGAAGCCGGGCATGAGCCCGTCGCCCTCGACAATTTCACGACCGGACATCGCTGGGCTGTCAAATGGGGCCCACTGGCCGAAGTTGATCTGAATGACCGCCGCGGCGTACTCGCCGCCTTCCGTGAATATCAGCCCGATGCCGTCATGCACTTTGCGGCGCTCTCGATCGTTGGCGACTCGGTCAATCAGCCGGATCTTTATTACCGCACCAATGTATCGGGCACGCTCAACCTCTTCGAAGCGATGACCCAGACTGGTGTCGAGCGCTTCGTCTTTTCCAGCTCGTGCGCCACCTATGGCGAGACCAATGAGATGCCGCTGACCGAGGCGTCCCCGCAAATGCCGCTCAATCCGTATGGCCAGTCGAAAATGATGGTCGAGCAGATGCTGAAGGATCTGAGCGCCGCAGGCGATTGCGGCGCGACTGCCCTTCGCTATTTCAATGCAGCAGGCGCCGATCCCGATGGCGAAACGGGCGAAGATCACGATCCTGAGACCCATCTCATCCCGATCATCCTGCAGGCAGCCTCTGGGCGCCGCTCTCATATCTCGGTCTTCGGCAGCGATTACGACACGCCCGATGGCACATGTGTGCGAGATTACGTCCATGTCTCCGATCTTGCCCGCGCCC
Protein-coding regions in this window:
- the galE gene encoding UDP-glucose 4-epimerase GalE, translating into MSNRDRQSSRTGENMRVIVTGGAGYIGSHACKALAEAGHEPVALDNFTTGHRWAVKWGPLAEVDLNDRRGVLAAFREYQPDAVMHFAALSIVGDSVNQPDLYYRTNVSGTLNLFEAMTQTGVERFVFSSSCATYGETNEMPLTEASPQMPLNPYGQSKMMVEQMLKDLSAAGDCGATALRYFNAAGADPDGETGEDHDPETHLIPIILQAASGRRSHISVFGSDYDTPDGTCVRDYVHVSDLARAHVAALETTTRGEFRAFNLGTGHGHSVREVIESARRVTGRSFDVREAERRAGDAPLLVADASKAKAELGWSPQFTELDDIVRTAWHWMERDTKAGSAA
- a CDS encoding glycosyltransferase, which encodes MNSAALSLGIVTGSISRKAGGLFTSVRESAQSLAGNGVGVSIYGLEDEFSAEDAQAWAPLIPQHFASKGPTALGLSPALMRTITNAPHDVMHQHGIWQMPSRSVTQWHRRTGKPYMISPRGMLDPWALNNSSWKKRLVGALFEKENLRRASCLHALNASEAQSMRDFGLENPIAIIPNGTHMPDTGQKLPRPDWLPNDGRKTLLFLGRLHQKKGIIELIEAWSLLKKLAPDVQQQWRLAIAGWDDGGHLVTILDTISASGFGLDDIVMPGPLHGREKDAAFVHSDAFILPSYSEGLPIAVLEAWSWQLPVLMTAACNLPEGFEAGAASELSTEPEDMAEILRDDLGADLARMGLAGRKLVEDRFAWPSIAAQHEAVYRWMLDGGTQPDVVRLD